One genomic window of bacterium includes the following:
- a CDS encoding SDR family NAD(P)-dependent oxidoreductase: protein MILAGKAALVTGGSSGIGAAIAEELARHGASVTLSYLKNETGARAIADRIERLGRAALPVRSDVRRRADVTKLFRHHLDRFGHLEVLVNNAGDMGKRVPTSETPEELWHDVIALNLSSVFFCCQEALLPMIAQRWGRIINISSVGARTGGGPGAIPYHAAKAGVIALTRGLAKEVAQYNITVNAIAPGIIETGFHARHTAPAQRAEWIRTLVPLQRPGRPEEVAKLVGFVASEDSQYITGATLDINGGMAMY, encoded by the coding sequence ATGATCCTGGCGGGAAAGGCGGCGCTCGTCACAGGCGGAAGCAGCGGCATCGGCGCTGCGATAGCCGAGGAACTTGCCCGGCATGGAGCGTCGGTCACGCTCAGCTACCTGAAGAATGAAACGGGAGCCCGGGCGATCGCAGACAGGATCGAGCGATTAGGTCGAGCCGCACTGCCTGTGCGTAGCGACGTGCGACGCAGGGCGGACGTCACCAAACTCTTCCGCCACCACTTGGATCGCTTTGGGCATCTTGAAGTGCTCGTGAACAACGCCGGCGACATGGGGAAGCGGGTCCCGACCAGTGAGACGCCGGAAGAGCTTTGGCACGATGTCATCGCCCTCAATCTGTCCAGCGTCTTCTTCTGCTGTCAGGAAGCGCTGCTTCCCATGATTGCACAACGCTGGGGACGAATCATCAATATCTCTTCGGTCGGCGCGCGAACCGGCGGAGGTCCCGGCGCCATTCCGTACCATGCCGCCAAGGCGGGCGTCATCGCGTTGACGCGTGGATTGGCCAAAGAGGTGGCGCAGTACAACATCACGGTAAATGCGATCGCCCCCGGGATCATTGAGACCGGATTTCACGCCCGGCACACCGCCCCGGCTCAGCGAGCCGAATGGATTCGCACTCTGGTCCCCCTGCAGCGGCCCGGACGGCCCGAAGAGGTCGCCAAACTGGTCGGCTTCGTCGCATCGGAGGATTCCCAGTACATCACCGGGGCGACGCTCGATATCAACGGCGGCATGGCGATGTACTGA
- a CDS encoding enolase C-terminal domain-like protein has protein sequence MRIAFVEAIPFRLPLRENFVSSFGSHAYTARTFVRVKSDDGLTGLGETFRGAATSQLITQLAPRLLNRDVSDLASLQTDFRMVPFFYGYIGYAAIAGIEMACLDLLCRAYGISLAQWLGGARRRHISITGLLTRGKAADADVMAEEARALIAGRGYGTVKIKGSRNPDDDAGLCESVRRAVGEDIRIRLDPNAAWSVSDTIRVGRRLEACNLEWLEDPCAGLHGMSRVRENVHLLLCTNMCVVRVEDVIPAMRLRAVDVIHADVHKWGGVIPTRELAALCASYGIGMSMHSGGEAGLSTACHLQVAAATSEINYAIDSMHALLADDIVAEGPFPVSNGGFPVPEGQGLGVTLDEDKLRFYAERYEVEGVF, from the coding sequence ATGCGGATCGCTTTCGTTGAGGCCATTCCGTTCCGTCTCCCACTTCGCGAGAACTTTGTCAGTTCATTCGGCAGCCACGCCTATACGGCTCGTACCTTCGTCCGGGTGAAGAGTGACGATGGACTGACCGGTCTTGGCGAGACGTTTCGCGGGGCCGCGACGAGCCAGCTCATCACTCAGTTGGCGCCACGGCTGCTCAATCGCGACGTCTCAGACCTGGCGTCTCTCCAAACCGACTTTCGGATGGTCCCTTTCTTTTACGGCTACATCGGATATGCGGCCATCGCGGGCATCGAGATGGCCTGCCTTGATCTGCTCTGCCGCGCATACGGCATCAGTCTGGCGCAGTGGCTCGGCGGCGCGAGACGCCGGCACATTTCAATCACCGGGCTGCTGACACGCGGGAAGGCTGCCGATGCCGACGTCATGGCCGAGGAAGCGCGGGCTCTGATCGCTGGACGAGGCTACGGCACCGTTAAGATCAAGGGGTCCAGGAATCCCGACGACGATGCCGGTCTGTGCGAGAGCGTCCGGCGCGCAGTGGGAGAGGACATCAGGATCCGGCTGGATCCGAACGCCGCCTGGAGCGTCTCCGATACCATCCGCGTCGGTCGCCGGCTGGAGGCCTGCAATTTGGAATGGCTGGAAGACCCGTGCGCCGGACTGCACGGCATGTCGCGCGTGCGGGAGAATGTGCATCTGCTGCTCTGCACCAACATGTGCGTGGTACGGGTGGAGGATGTGATCCCGGCGATGCGCCTGCGTGCCGTGGACGTCATCCACGCCGACGTCCATAAATGGGGCGGCGTCATTCCGACACGCGAGCTGGCCGCTTTGTGCGCGAGCTACGGGATCGGGATGAGCATGCACAGCGGCGGCGAAGCCGGACTGTCGACGGCGTGTCACCTGCAGGTCGCGGCCGCCACGTCGGAAATCAACTACGCGATTGACAGCATGCACGCCCTGCTGGCCGACGACATCGTCGCCGAAGGCCCGTTTCCGGTCTCGAATGGAGGTTTTCCGGTCCCGGAGGGTCAGGGGCTGGGCGTCACGCTCGACGAAGACAAGCTACGGTTCTACGCGGAGCGGTATGAGGTAGAAGGCGTCTTTTGA
- a CDS encoding amidase family protein, which yields MSGTDDELCDMSAAEAASRIRRKTLSPVELVRAILRRIERVNPALNAYCTVAAESAIAAAEEAERAVIRGEPLGPLHGVPVSIKDLIPTKGIRTTFGSKLCENLIPQEDAPVVERLKAAGAIILGKTNTPEFGHKAVTDNVLFGASRNPWDLDYTPGGSSGGAAAAVIAGLGPVAVGTDSGGSIRIPSSCCGTFGFKPTLGRVAQAPAFGGLETTNHIGPITRTVRDAALVLDAIVGPDPRDIGSLPNDGGRYLNAVEVPVTGLRIAWSADLGYAPVDREVREVTTHAIRAFDAMHHHLEEAHPGFASPEKAFLTVASVNAAARFAEVENLGDLDPSFARWVEAGKRYRAVEFVKAANERRVVGDALSRLFARFDLLVTPTLAAPPLRIGLDTYERIDGQEVTFLGWQAFTFPLSFAGCPAATVPCGFTKTGLPIGLQIAGPRLSDHLVVRVAAMFESLVPFPTRPRAI from the coding sequence GTGAGCGGCACCGACGACGAACTCTGCGACATGTCCGCGGCGGAGGCCGCGTCGAGAATTCGCCGCAAGACGTTGTCCCCGGTCGAACTCGTGCGCGCGATCCTGCGGCGCATTGAGCGCGTCAACCCTGCGCTGAACGCATATTGCACCGTGGCGGCGGAGTCGGCGATCGCGGCCGCCGAGGAGGCCGAACGGGCGGTCATCCGGGGAGAGCCGTTGGGCCCGCTGCACGGCGTGCCGGTGTCGATCAAGGACCTCATCCCAACGAAGGGGATTCGGACGACGTTCGGCTCGAAACTGTGCGAAAACCTTATTCCCCAAGAAGACGCCCCGGTTGTGGAGCGCCTGAAAGCGGCGGGCGCCATTATTCTTGGAAAGACCAACACGCCCGAATTCGGGCACAAAGCGGTGACGGACAACGTGCTCTTCGGCGCAAGCAGGAACCCGTGGGACCTCGACTACACGCCGGGCGGCTCGAGCGGTGGAGCGGCCGCGGCGGTCATCGCGGGCCTCGGCCCGGTCGCGGTGGGAACAGACAGCGGGGGGTCGATTCGCATTCCGAGCAGTTGCTGCGGGACATTCGGTTTCAAGCCGACGTTGGGCCGCGTAGCGCAGGCCCCGGCATTTGGCGGACTGGAGACGACAAACCACATTGGACCGATCACAAGGACCGTCCGCGACGCCGCCCTCGTATTGGACGCGATCGTTGGTCCGGACCCACGGGACATCGGCTCTTTGCCCAATGACGGTGGGAGGTATCTTAATGCCGTAGAGGTCCCTGTGACGGGACTGCGCATAGCCTGGTCCGCGGACCTGGGCTACGCGCCGGTTGACAGGGAAGTCCGCGAAGTAACGACCCATGCGATCCGGGCCTTTGACGCGATGCACCACCATCTGGAAGAGGCGCACCCCGGCTTTGCCTCGCCGGAGAAGGCGTTCCTGACGGTGGCGAGCGTGAACGCCGCCGCCCGCTTCGCCGAGGTCGAGAATCTCGGAGATCTCGATCCATCATTCGCGCGCTGGGTCGAAGCGGGAAAACGCTATCGGGCCGTGGAGTTTGTCAAGGCAGCCAACGAGCGGAGGGTCGTGGGTGACGCCTTGTCCCGGTTGTTTGCGCGGTTCGACCTGCTGGTTACTCCGACGCTAGCGGCGCCGCCGCTGCGGATCGGGCTCGACACGTATGAGCGTATCGATGGTCAGGAGGTGACGTTCCTGGGCTGGCAGGCCTTCACATTTCCGCTGAGTTTCGCGGGCTGTCCGGCGGCCACGGTCCCATGCGGCTTCACCAAAACCGGCCTCCCGATCGGATTGCAAATCGCGGGCCCGCGTCTTTCGGATCATCTCGTTGTTCGAGTGGCCGCGATGTTCGAGTCGCTCGTGCCTTTCCCAACACGTCCCCGGGCAATCTAA
- a CDS encoding pyridoxal phosphate-dependent aminotransferase, whose translation MITLSSGTPDFPAPAHVIEAAKRALDGNLTTYTPWAGVPELRRAIADKLKNDNGITADPESEILVTTGTQEALQVICQALLDPGDEILIHAPYYDEYRRDALLAGGRLVPVSTSERDDFAIDAGALAAQITPRTKAIIVISPSNPTGAVQPRRVLEQVAALAVERDLIVIADELYEKFVYDGARHHSLAALPGLFPRTITINGFSKCYSMTGFRIGYIAAPAAFVRAMLPIKHGMTICAPSVSQWAALAALSGPQEWFRDVLAEYDARRRMWIQTLEATGLTYGSPQGAYYVYISVASTGLTGRQFAQRLREDYNVILGSGGNIGSEWEPYLRGSLAVPTKALQEGLTRVADAVERYRKART comes from the coding sequence ATGATCACGCTATCGAGCGGCACCCCGGATTTCCCGGCGCCCGCGCATGTCATCGAGGCGGCCAAGCGGGCGCTCGACGGCAACCTTACGACATATACGCCGTGGGCCGGCGTGCCGGAATTGCGGCGGGCGATCGCGGACAAGCTCAAGAACGATAATGGGATTACCGCCGATCCCGAGTCTGAGATTCTGGTCACGACAGGAACCCAAGAGGCCCTGCAGGTCATTTGCCAGGCACTGCTCGACCCGGGAGACGAGATCCTCATTCACGCGCCGTACTACGACGAGTACCGGCGCGACGCGCTCCTCGCGGGCGGCCGGCTCGTCCCCGTGTCGACGAGCGAACGGGACGATTTTGCGATCGACGCCGGGGCGCTGGCGGCCCAGATCACGCCTCGCACCAAGGCAATTATCGTGATTTCGCCCAGCAATCCGACCGGCGCCGTCCAGCCGCGTCGCGTGCTGGAGCAGGTGGCCGCGCTGGCGGTCGAGCGGGATCTCATCGTCATCGCGGACGAGCTGTATGAGAAGTTTGTCTACGATGGGGCCCGGCACCACAGCCTCGCGGCGCTGCCGGGGCTGTTTCCGCGCACGATCACCATCAATGGGTTTTCGAAGTGTTATTCGATGACGGGCTTCCGGATCGGCTACATTGCCGCGCCCGCCGCGTTCGTGCGCGCGATGCTCCCCATCAAACACGGCATGACGATCTGCGCGCCGTCTGTGTCGCAATGGGCCGCGCTCGCCGCGCTGAGCGGACCGCAGGAGTGGTTCCGCGACGTGCTGGCGGAGTATGACGCCCGCCGCCGCATGTGGATTCAGACGCTGGAGGCGACGGGACTCACTTACGGGTCTCCGCAGGGCGCGTACTACGTGTACATCAGTGTGGCGTCGACGGGGCTCACGGGGCGTCAATTCGCGCAGCGGCTGCGCGAGGACTACAACGTGATCCTCGGGTCGGGCGGCAATATCGGAAGCGAGTGGGAGCCGTATCTGCGCGGCTCGCTTGCGGTGCCTACAAAGGCCCTCCAGGAGGGCCTGACTCGGGTCGCGGACGCCGTTGAGCGATACCGCAAAGCACGCACGTAG
- a CDS encoding NAD(P)-dependent oxidoreductase has protein sequence MTVLVTGGTGSVGVNLVRQFAAEGRRVICFSRRAAEADACRDAFLAPVRDRVVLVAGDAGRPGDLNQMWRRYHPSHVVHAAAITPTPAMERSMGPAIVAANVMGIVNVLEAASRAGAQRVLYVSSAAIYGDTDDSVPIGEDTPPGGDGLYAITKHTGEKLCTRYEDLHGVPVVSVRVGSVYGPMERPMPGSREQMSLVHECVRLALNGEEIQLQELDAIRDWIYVDDLASAISILLFTDRLPHRLYNCAGPRGYTHSELLAALARLIPIRYGQAKRPEQANISGSLTRKRRGPLSIERLLADTSYRPEIDLEAGLGLYLDWARHANS, from the coding sequence ATGACGGTTCTCGTGACCGGCGGGACCGGGTCGGTCGGCGTCAATCTCGTACGGCAGTTCGCCGCGGAAGGCCGCCGCGTCATTTGCTTCTCTCGGCGCGCCGCCGAGGCCGACGCCTGCCGAGATGCGTTTCTCGCGCCCGTGCGCGACCGGGTCGTTCTTGTCGCCGGAGACGCCGGCCGGCCCGGCGACCTGAACCAAATGTGGCGCCGGTACCACCCGAGCCATGTCGTCCACGCAGCGGCGATTACGCCGACACCGGCCATGGAGCGCTCGATGGGCCCGGCCATCGTCGCCGCAAATGTCATGGGAATCGTCAATGTCCTGGAGGCCGCTTCTCGCGCCGGCGCCCAGCGCGTCCTGTATGTGAGTTCGGCCGCCATCTATGGCGATACCGATGACAGCGTCCCCATCGGCGAAGATACTCCGCCAGGCGGGGACGGACTCTACGCAATAACCAAACACACCGGCGAGAAGTTGTGTACGCGCTATGAGGACCTGCACGGCGTGCCGGTCGTCTCGGTGCGAGTCGGCTCGGTGTACGGTCCGATGGAACGTCCGATGCCCGGCTCTCGAGAACAGATGTCCCTTGTGCATGAGTGCGTGAGACTCGCTTTGAACGGCGAGGAGATTCAGCTTCAGGAACTCGACGCCATCCGCGACTGGATCTACGTCGATGATCTAGCGAGCGCCATTTCTATTCTTCTGTTCACCGACCGCCTGCCGCACCGACTGTACAATTGCGCGGGACCCCGCGGATACACGCATTCTGAACTCCTCGCAGCGTTGGCACGCCTGATCCCTATACGATACGGTCAAGCGAAGCGTCCTGAGCAGGCCAACATCTCCGGCTCGCTGACGCGGAAGCGGCGGGGTCCGCTCAGCATTGAGCGCCTCCTCGCGGACACCTCGTATCGCCCGGAGATCGATCTCGAAGCCGGGCTGGGTCTGTATCTCGACTGGGCACGCCACGCGAATTCCTAG
- a CDS encoding alpha/beta fold hydrolase — translation MLTDLVTVTTADGVELDGALYTAQGVPRPLARVLMVHGLTWNFYRGPSRWLPALLAQAGYECLSMNMRDHDLQHPKDFELAHHDLRAGIDYLGARRGGPVVLLAHGYGCNKAVCYPAFSGDQRLRHYILTTLGGVKSYRPDLWAEVLRLAPQMNGAVLVVQGAADPNIQIRERTHELAAAASNTRVTVVMLDGGNHYFDGRHAELGRAVTDWLSHALAFARDEGTKT, via the coding sequence GTGCTGACGGATCTTGTGACTGTGACGACCGCGGACGGGGTGGAACTGGATGGCGCCCTCTACACGGCACAAGGCGTGCCGCGGCCTCTGGCGCGCGTGCTCATGGTGCACGGCCTCACGTGGAACTTCTATCGCGGACCGTCCCGCTGGCTTCCGGCGCTCCTAGCCCAGGCCGGGTACGAGTGTTTGTCGATGAACATGCGCGACCACGACCTGCAGCACCCCAAGGATTTTGAGCTCGCCCATCATGACCTTCGGGCAGGCATCGACTATCTCGGGGCGCGGCGTGGAGGGCCGGTTGTCCTCCTGGCACATGGGTACGGCTGCAACAAAGCGGTCTGCTATCCGGCCTTCTCGGGGGACCAGCGGCTGCGTCACTACATTTTGACAACCCTGGGCGGCGTCAAGAGCTACCGCCCGGACCTCTGGGCCGAGGTGCTTCGGCTCGCGCCGCAGATGAACGGAGCCGTGCTTGTCGTCCAGGGCGCGGCGGACCCCAACATCCAGATTCGCGAGCGGACGCATGAGTTGGCGGCTGCGGCATCCAACACCCGGGTCACGGTAGTCATGCTGGACGGCGGCAACCACTATTTCGACGGGCGCCACGCTGAACTCGGCCGCGCGGTCACGGACTGGCTGTCCCACGCGCTCGCCTTCGCTCGCGACGAGGGGACCAAGACATGA
- a CDS encoding MurR/RpiR family transcriptional regulator — protein MAEADHLEVFQRIRSKYPDLSPSFRKIADYLLDRYRDAAFLSASRVAANADVSESVVVRFAGALGYSGYPEMLRAIQRVVKSELAPFRRLAGEEGAEGSAARDDILGQTVATDIENLRLTAADALTVAAFPRAVDTLTEAHEVFALGLRGLGSLAGLLGFLFTISGIRTHVLTHGDAALFERLRFIDKDDVLVAFSFQRYTKRTVDAVELAGRRGARTIVITESLRSPAAQVANVSLICALKSPSFFNSYTAAVSTVNALVTAVVNRRLRASRRALETLDELLPDEDFFGRNNGL, from the coding sequence GTGGCTGAGGCGGATCACCTCGAAGTGTTTCAGCGCATCCGCTCCAAATATCCGGATCTGAGCCCCAGCTTCAGAAAGATCGCCGATTATCTGCTGGATCGCTACCGCGACGCGGCATTTCTCTCCGCCTCGCGCGTGGCCGCCAACGCAGACGTGAGCGAATCCGTCGTCGTCCGCTTCGCCGGCGCCCTCGGGTACTCAGGATATCCGGAGATGCTGCGCGCGATCCAGCGGGTCGTGAAGAGCGAGCTGGCGCCCTTTCGCCGGCTGGCCGGGGAAGAGGGAGCAGAGGGATCCGCCGCGCGCGACGACATCCTGGGTCAAACCGTGGCGACGGATATCGAGAATCTCCGGCTCACCGCGGCGGATGCCCTTACCGTCGCCGCGTTCCCGCGTGCGGTCGACACGCTGACGGAGGCACACGAGGTGTTCGCGCTCGGCCTGCGGGGCCTGGGGAGCCTCGCAGGCCTGCTCGGGTTCCTCTTCACGATCTCCGGCATCCGGACCCACGTGCTGACGCACGGGGACGCGGCGTTATTTGAGCGGCTGCGCTTCATCGACAAGGATGACGTCCTCGTGGCATTTTCGTTCCAGCGCTACACGAAGCGAACGGTCGACGCGGTGGAGCTCGCCGGCAGGAGAGGGGCTCGGACGATCGTGATCACGGAGTCCCTTAGATCTCCGGCCGCCCAAGTCGCGAACGTGTCACTCATCTGCGCGCTCAAAAGCCCGTCGTTCTTCAACTCGTACACCGCGGCCGTGAGCACGGTGAACGCGCTGGTCACGGCCGTGGTGAACCGCCGGCTTCGCGCAAGCCGCCGCGCGCTCGAAACACTCGACGAGCTTCTCCCCGACGAGGACTTTTTCGGCCGGAACAACGGCCTCTAG
- a CDS encoding carbohydrate ABC transporter permease, with product MRRAGGAGRAAAGARLSESLLVAVLIAVSVVYLLGPLVWMAVSSLSPDRDLMARPLHWVPAHPTTVHYRTLFQLPGASRPILDANPQIHSFLRSFLNSSIIATATVFLSLALGSASAYYISRFVSSAQRRVILFVLLASRMVPVIAVLIPIYMGLQKIGLLNTLQGLILVYTGLLVPFVIWIMEGFFRGFPVELEEAAIMDGCSPSRVFFRVVVPLSANSLFASGVFVFIATWSDFIVGLVLTNSERAWPISVVLAQLLNPITQPSWGLLNGAALVAGFVPALLALALRNTVTRGILSGALKG from the coding sequence ATGAGACGCGCCGGTGGTGCCGGACGCGCCGCCGCGGGTGCCCGTCTGAGCGAGAGCCTGCTGGTTGCCGTTCTCATCGCGGTCAGCGTAGTCTACCTGCTGGGACCGCTCGTTTGGATGGCGGTGTCGAGCCTATCGCCCGATAGGGATTTGATGGCGCGGCCGCTCCACTGGGTCCCCGCGCATCCGACAACCGTCCATTACCGGACGTTGTTCCAGCTGCCGGGTGCGAGCCGGCCTATTTTGGACGCGAATCCGCAGATCCACTCCTTTCTGCGATCATTTCTCAATAGCTCGATCATCGCGACAGCGACGGTCTTTCTGTCCTTGGCCTTGGGCTCGGCGTCCGCGTACTATATTTCGCGGTTTGTCAGCTCCGCGCAAAGACGGGTCATCCTCTTCGTGCTCCTTGCGAGCCGCATGGTGCCCGTCATCGCCGTCCTCATCCCCATCTACATGGGACTGCAGAAAATCGGACTGCTCAACACGCTTCAAGGACTCATTCTCGTGTACACCGGCCTGCTTGTCCCCTTCGTCATCTGGATCATGGAGGGTTTCTTTCGCGGATTCCCGGTCGAATTGGAAGAAGCGGCTATCATGGACGGGTGCAGCCCGTCGCGCGTTTTCTTTCGCGTTGTCGTGCCGTTGTCCGCAAATTCCCTGTTCGCCTCCGGCGTGTTCGTGTTCATCGCCACTTGGTCGGATTTCATCGTCGGACTCGTGCTCACGAATTCCGAACGGGCGTGGCCGATCTCGGTTGTGCTGGCCCAACTGTTGAACCCCATCACGCAGCCGAGCTGGGGCTTGCTGAACGGGGCGGCCCTGGTCGCGGGATTCGTGCCGGCGCTGCTGGCGCTCGCATTGCGAAATACCGTCACCCGCGGCATTCTGTCGGGCGCGCTGAAGGGATGA